One stretch of Suricata suricatta isolate VVHF042 chromosome 13, meerkat_22Aug2017_6uvM2_HiC, whole genome shotgun sequence DNA includes these proteins:
- the PHYHD1 gene encoding phytanoyl-CoA dioxygenase domain-containing protein 1 isoform X1: MACLSPSQLQKFQEDGFLVLEGFLSSDECVAMQQRIGELVADMDVPLHCRTIFSTQEEQLKILDSRDYFWNSGDKIRFFFEKGVFDEKGNFLVPPEKSINKIGHALHARDPVFRSVTHSPKVQALARSLGLQMPVVVQSMYIFKQPHLGGEVTPHQDATFLYTEPLGRLLGIWIALEDATLENGCLWFIPGSHTSGVSRRLIRAPGGSVPVTSFLGSEPAWENSLFVPTPVRRGALILIHGEVVHKSEQNLSDRSRHAYTFHLMEALGTVWSPENWLQPTAELPFPPLYT, translated from the exons ATGGCCTGCCTGAGCCCCTCGCAGCTCCAGAAG TTTCAGGAGGATGGATTTCTGGTGCTGGAAGGATTTTTGTCTTCGGATGAATGTGTAGCCATGCAACAGAGGATCGGCGAGCTGGTGGCCGACATGGACGTCCCTCTCCACTGCCGCACCATCTTTTCCACCCAGGAAGAGCAGCTGAAGATCCTG GACAGCAGAGACTATTTCTGGAACAGTGGTGACAAGATTCGATTCTTCTTTGAGAAAGGCGTTTTTGACGAGAAAG GAAATTTCCTGGTCCCTCCTGAGAAATCCATCAACAAAATTGGCCATG CTCTGCACGCGCGTGACCCTGTCTTCAGGAGTGTCACACACTCCCCCAAAGTGCAG GCCTTAGCGAGAAGTCTGGGCCTCCAGATGCCCGTGGTGGTGCAGAGCATGTACATCTTCAAG CAACCTCACCTGGGTGGCGAAG TCACTCCTCACCAGGACGCCACCTTCCTGTACACGGAGCCCCTGGGCCGGCTGCTGGGCATATGGATAGCACTGGAGGATGCCACGCTGGAGAACGGCTGTCTCTGGTTCATCCCAGGCTCCCACACCA GTGGGGTGTCGAGAAGGCTGATCCGGGCCCCGGGTGGCTCTGTGCCTGTCACCAGCTTCCTCGGGTCCGAGCCTGCCTGGGAGAACAGCCTCTTTGTGCCCACACCAGTGCGGAGAG GGGCCCTCATCCTAATCCACGGAGAAGTGGTGCACAAGAGCGAGCAGAACCTCTCGGACCGCTCACGCCATGCCTACACTTTCCACCTCATGGAGGCCCTGGGCACCGTCTGGAGCCCAGAGAACTG GCTCCAGCCAACAGCTgagctccccttccccccactgtACACCTAG
- the PHYHD1 gene encoding phytanoyl-CoA dioxygenase domain-containing protein 1 isoform X3 has protein sequence MQQRIGELVADMDVPLHCRTIFSTQEEQLKILDSRDYFWNSGDKIRFFFEKGVFDEKGNFLVPPEKSINKIGHALHARDPVFRSVTHSPKVQALARSLGLQMPVVVQSMYIFKQPHLGGEVTPHQDATFLYTEPLGRLLGIWIALEDATLENGCLWFIPGSHTSGVSRRLIRAPGGSVPVTSFLGSEPAWENSLFVPTPVRRGALILIHGEVVHKSEQNLSDRSRHAYTFHLMEALGTVWSPENWLQPTAELPFPPLYT, from the exons ATGCAACAGAGGATCGGCGAGCTGGTGGCCGACATGGACGTCCCTCTCCACTGCCGCACCATCTTTTCCACCCAGGAAGAGCAGCTGAAGATCCTG GACAGCAGAGACTATTTCTGGAACAGTGGTGACAAGATTCGATTCTTCTTTGAGAAAGGCGTTTTTGACGAGAAAG GAAATTTCCTGGTCCCTCCTGAGAAATCCATCAACAAAATTGGCCATG CTCTGCACGCGCGTGACCCTGTCTTCAGGAGTGTCACACACTCCCCCAAAGTGCAG GCCTTAGCGAGAAGTCTGGGCCTCCAGATGCCCGTGGTGGTGCAGAGCATGTACATCTTCAAG CAACCTCACCTGGGTGGCGAAG TCACTCCTCACCAGGACGCCACCTTCCTGTACACGGAGCCCCTGGGCCGGCTGCTGGGCATATGGATAGCACTGGAGGATGCCACGCTGGAGAACGGCTGTCTCTGGTTCATCCCAGGCTCCCACACCA GTGGGGTGTCGAGAAGGCTGATCCGGGCCCCGGGTGGCTCTGTGCCTGTCACCAGCTTCCTCGGGTCCGAGCCTGCCTGGGAGAACAGCCTCTTTGTGCCCACACCAGTGCGGAGAG GGGCCCTCATCCTAATCCACGGAGAAGTGGTGCACAAGAGCGAGCAGAACCTCTCGGACCGCTCACGCCATGCCTACACTTTCCACCTCATGGAGGCCCTGGGCACCGTCTGGAGCCCAGAGAACTG GCTCCAGCCAACAGCTgagctccccttccccccactgtACACCTAG
- the PHYHD1 gene encoding phytanoyl-CoA dioxygenase domain-containing protein 1 isoform X2: MACLSPSQLQKFQEDGFLVLEGFLSSDECVAMQQRIGELVADMDVPLHCRTIFSTQEEQLKILDSRDYFWNSGDKIRFFFEKGVFDEKGNFLVPPEKSINKIGHALHARDPVFRSVTHSPKVQALARSLGLQMPVVVQSMYIFKQPHLGGEGRHLPVHGAPGPAAGHMDSTGGCHAGERLSLVHPRLPHQWGVEKADPGPGWLCACHQLPRVRACLGEQPLCAHTSAERGPHPNPRRSGAQERAEPLGPLTPCLHFPPHGGPGHRLEPRELAPANS, encoded by the exons ATGGCCTGCCTGAGCCCCTCGCAGCTCCAGAAG TTTCAGGAGGATGGATTTCTGGTGCTGGAAGGATTTTTGTCTTCGGATGAATGTGTAGCCATGCAACAGAGGATCGGCGAGCTGGTGGCCGACATGGACGTCCCTCTCCACTGCCGCACCATCTTTTCCACCCAGGAAGAGCAGCTGAAGATCCTG GACAGCAGAGACTATTTCTGGAACAGTGGTGACAAGATTCGATTCTTCTTTGAGAAAGGCGTTTTTGACGAGAAAG GAAATTTCCTGGTCCCTCCTGAGAAATCCATCAACAAAATTGGCCATG CTCTGCACGCGCGTGACCCTGTCTTCAGGAGTGTCACACACTCCCCCAAAGTGCAG GCCTTAGCGAGAAGTCTGGGCCTCCAGATGCCCGTGGTGGTGCAGAGCATGTACATCTTCAAG CAACCTCACCTGGGTGGCGAAG GACGCCACCTTCCTGTACACGGAGCCCCTGGGCCGGCTGCTGGGCATATGGATAGCACTGGAGGATGCCACGCTGGAGAACGGCTGTCTCTGGTTCATCCCAGGCTCCCACACCA GTGGGGTGTCGAGAAGGCTGATCCGGGCCCCGGGTGGCTCTGTGCCTGTCACCAGCTTCCTCGGGTCCGAGCCTGCCTGGGAGAACAGCCTCTTTGTGCCCACACCAGTGCGGAGAG GGGCCCTCATCCTAATCCACGGAGAAGTGGTGCACAAGAGCGAGCAGAACCTCTCGGACCGCTCACGCCATGCCTACACTTTCCACCTCATGGAGGCCCTGGGCACCGTCTGGAGCCCAGAGAACTG GCTCCAGCCAACAGCTga